From one Methylocystis iwaonis genomic stretch:
- a CDS encoding efflux RND transporter permease subunit: MSAFFIDRPIFASVIAIVVMLGGLLALAGLPVSQYPEIAPPTIQITANYPGADARTVENSVTKIIEQGMTGLDHLDYMTSTSTSTGQADITLTFTNAANPDVAQMQVQNKLQLVTALLPTMVQSNGLTVTKSSNAFLMVVGFVSTDGKMTATDLSDYVKSALNDTLKRVEGVGNTQLFGAGYAMRIWLDPDKLAKYALIPSDVASAIQAQNAQVSAGQLGGLPARRGQQLNATVTAQSRLQTPEQFREVILKSTADGSLVRIGDIATVELGAEDYVSASTYNGAPATGLAVNLATGANAVRTATAVKAAIDRLAPMFPKGLKVVFPYDTTPFVKISIEQVTHTLIEAIALVFLVMLAFLHNIRATLIPTLAVPVVLLGTFGVLAVAGYSINTLTMFAMVLAIGLLVDDAIVVVENVERIMREEGLSPREATVKSMSEITGALIGITTVLSAVFVPMAFFGGSVGVIYRQFSVTIVSAMALSVGVALILTPALCATLLRPPRPDAEKAGLFRWFDRAVERGAGAYRDGASAALQRPRRGFAALAVMIIAAAALFTRLPSSFLPQEDQGYLMVSVQLPVGATSDRTERALDRVTRYFLDQESKAVDGVMTVRGFAFSGLGQNVGMAFVGLRDFAERKASDLSAAAVTERATAALAGIRDAQVFVLAPPAIEGLGTSSGFDFYLQDLTGAGHEKLLAARDRLLAAAARSRLLNGVRPNGQDDTPQFAIDIDQEKASALGIGLSDVNATLSTAWGGAYVNDFVDRGRVKKVYLQSAADFRMQPDDLDRWRVRGASGEMAPFSSFATGRWAFGSPRLERYNGSPAVQILGEAAIGASSGDAMTEIDHLVAGLPPGFAHEWTSLSRQERLSGSQATALYAISVLVVFLCLAALYESWTVPLAVMLCVPIGVLGALVAALSFGQANDVYFKVGLLTTIGLVAKNAILIVEFAIDHQRAGMAVIEATLLATRQRLRPIVMTSFAFILGVAPLAFAGGAGSAAQNSIGVGVMGGMIAATGLAIFFVPLLFVTVRQIFEGGLGRMRR; encoded by the coding sequence ATTTCGGCGTTTTTCATCGACCGCCCGATCTTCGCCTCGGTGATCGCGATCGTCGTCATGCTCGGCGGCCTGCTGGCGCTCGCCGGCCTGCCGGTTTCGCAATATCCAGAGATCGCACCGCCGACGATCCAGATCACCGCCAACTATCCCGGAGCCGATGCGCGGACGGTCGAGAATTCGGTCACCAAGATCATCGAGCAAGGCATGACCGGCCTCGACCATCTCGACTACATGACCTCGACGTCGACATCGACCGGCCAGGCCGACATCACCCTCACCTTCACCAACGCCGCCAATCCGGATGTGGCGCAGATGCAGGTGCAGAACAAACTGCAGCTCGTCACCGCGCTGCTGCCGACCATGGTCCAGTCCAATGGCCTCACCGTCACCAAATCGTCGAACGCCTTCCTGATGGTCGTCGGCTTCGTCTCGACCGACGGCAAGATGACCGCCACGGATCTGTCGGATTACGTCAAAAGCGCCCTCAACGACACGCTGAAGCGGGTCGAAGGCGTCGGAAACACGCAGCTCTTCGGCGCCGGCTATGCGATGCGCATATGGCTCGATCCGGACAAGCTCGCCAAATATGCGCTGATCCCGAGCGACGTCGCGAGCGCGATTCAAGCGCAGAACGCGCAAGTGTCGGCAGGACAGCTCGGCGGTCTGCCTGCGCGCAGAGGGCAGCAGCTCAACGCCACCGTCACGGCGCAGAGCCGCCTGCAGACGCCGGAGCAATTCCGCGAGGTCATTCTCAAGAGCACGGCCGACGGCTCGCTGGTTCGCATCGGCGATATCGCGACCGTCGAGCTGGGCGCCGAGGATTACGTTAGCGCATCGACCTATAATGGCGCGCCGGCGACCGGCCTCGCCGTCAATCTGGCGACGGGCGCGAATGCAGTCCGCACGGCCACCGCGGTCAAGGCGGCGATCGATCGGCTCGCGCCGATGTTTCCGAAAGGATTGAAAGTCGTCTTTCCCTACGACACGACGCCTTTCGTCAAAATCTCGATCGAGCAGGTGACCCACACGCTGATCGAAGCGATCGCGCTCGTCTTCCTGGTCATGCTGGCCTTTCTGCACAATATCCGCGCCACGCTCATTCCGACGCTCGCCGTGCCGGTGGTGCTGCTCGGAACCTTCGGCGTTCTGGCGGTCGCCGGATATTCGATCAACACGCTCACCATGTTCGCCATGGTGCTGGCGATCGGACTCCTGGTCGACGACGCCATCGTCGTGGTCGAGAATGTCGAGCGCATCATGCGCGAGGAAGGGCTGTCGCCACGCGAGGCCACCGTCAAATCCATGAGCGAGATCACCGGCGCGCTCATCGGCATCACGACGGTATTGTCCGCGGTCTTCGTGCCGATGGCGTTCTTCGGCGGTTCGGTCGGCGTCATCTACCGTCAGTTCTCGGTCACCATCGTTTCGGCCATGGCGCTGTCGGTCGGCGTCGCGCTGATACTGACGCCAGCGCTCTGCGCGACGCTTCTTCGTCCGCCGAGGCCGGACGCCGAGAAGGCCGGCTTGTTCCGTTGGTTCGATCGCGCAGTCGAGCGCGGCGCCGGCGCCTATCGAGACGGCGCGAGCGCCGCTTTGCAGCGCCCGCGACGAGGCTTTGCTGCTCTGGCCGTGATGATAATCGCGGCCGCCGCGCTGTTCACGCGCCTGCCGAGCTCGTTCCTGCCGCAGGAGGACCAGGGCTATCTCATGGTCAGCGTGCAGCTGCCCGTCGGCGCGACCAGCGACCGCACGGAACGCGCGCTCGATCGGGTGACGCGATATTTCCTCGACCAGGAGAGCAAGGCTGTCGATGGCGTCATGACGGTGAGAGGCTTCGCCTTCAGCGGCCTCGGCCAGAATGTCGGCATGGCCTTCGTCGGCCTGCGCGACTTCGCGGAGCGCAAGGCGTCCGACCTGTCCGCGGCCGCGGTGACGGAGCGCGCGACGGCGGCGCTCGCGGGAATCCGCGACGCCCAAGTCTTCGTGCTGGCGCCGCCGGCGATCGAGGGATTGGGGACGAGCAGCGGCTTCGATTTCTATCTCCAGGACTTGACGGGCGCCGGCCACGAAAAGCTCTTGGCCGCGCGAGACCGTTTGCTCGCCGCGGCGGCGCGAAGCAGGCTCTTGAACGGCGTGCGCCCGAACGGCCAGGACGACACGCCACAATTTGCGATCGACATCGACCAGGAAAAAGCGAGCGCCCTAGGGATCGGCCTTTCCGACGTCAACGCAACGCTATCGACGGCCTGGGGCGGCGCCTATGTGAACGACTTCGTCGATCGTGGCCGCGTCAAGAAGGTCTATCTGCAATCGGCGGCCGATTTCCGGATGCAGCCCGACGATCTCGATCGCTGGCGTGTCCGTGGCGCTTCGGGTGAAATGGCGCCCTTCTCGTCCTTTGCGACCGGCCGCTGGGCGTTCGGCTCACCGCGCCTCGAACGTTACAACGGATCGCCCGCCGTCCAGATCCTGGGCGAGGCTGCAATCGGCGCCAGCTCCGGCGACGCCATGACGGAGATCGACCATCTCGTCGCCGGCCTGCCACCCGGATTCGCCCATGAATGGACCAGCCTCTCGCGGCAGGAGCGGCTTTCCGGCAGTCAGGCCACGGCGCTCTATGCGATCTCTGTCCTCGTCGTCTTCCTGTGCCTCGCCGCGCTCTACGAAAGTTGGACGGTCCCACTCGCCGTCATGCTGTGCGTGCCGATCGGCGTGCTCGGCGCGCTCGTCGCGGCGCTGTCGTTCGGACAGGCCAACGACGTCTATTTCAAGGTCGGCCTGCTGACGACGATCGGGCTCGTCGCCAAGAACGCCATTTTGATCGTGGAATTCGCCATCGACCATCAACGGGCGGGCATGGCGGTGATCGAGGCGACGCTGCTCGCGACGCGCCAGCGGCTGCGCCCGATCGTCATGACGTCCTTCGCCTTCATCCTCGGCGTCGCGCCGCTCGCTTTCGCCGGCGGCGCCGGATCGGCCGCGCAAAACTCGATCGGCGTCGGCGTCATGGGCGGCATGATCGCCGCGACGGGGCTCGCCATCTTCTTCGTTCCCCTGCTGTTCGTCACCGTGCGCCAAATCTTCGAGGGCGGGCTCGGACGGATGCGCCGATGA
- a CDS encoding efflux RND transporter periplasmic adaptor subunit: protein MDIRPTIVAVTAAVALTGCDFQSRDRSEASPARPEVGVVTLHPRNVAITSELPGRIVASLVVEVRPQVAGIIQKRLFQEGGEVAEGAPLYQIDPAPYRAAHDSAVAALRKAEAAVPSAQAKVDRYQGLIKKNAVSTQDLEEAVAALAQARADVTTAEANVASAKINLDYTTIKAPIGGRVDKSSLTQGALVTAGQADTLTTIRTLDPIYVDLTRSSAGMLDLRRAIDEGRVSLSGHNVDVRLEVENGRVYPMTGRLEFTEAKVSQTTGTVTVRAAFPNPSRLLLPGMYVRAFVEEGVAPGSFLIPQRAVARNIRGEATALVLDKDGKIEERVLAVGRTIGNNWLVTAGVGDGDRVVVEGLQLVRAGQQARGVEVVIDGATGELREREPTTAKAQAKG, encoded by the coding sequence ATGGATATTCGCCCGACGATCGTCGCCGTCACCGCCGCCGTCGCGCTCACCGGCTGCGATTTTCAATCGCGCGACCGAAGCGAGGCGTCGCCCGCGCGTCCCGAGGTCGGCGTCGTCACCTTGCATCCTCGAAATGTCGCCATCACGTCCGAGCTGCCTGGCCGCATCGTCGCTTCGCTCGTGGTGGAAGTCCGGCCGCAGGTCGCGGGGATCATTCAGAAGCGGCTGTTCCAGGAGGGTGGCGAGGTCGCCGAGGGAGCGCCGCTCTATCAGATCGATCCCGCCCCCTATCGAGCCGCTCACGACAGCGCCGTCGCCGCCTTGCGGAAGGCCGAGGCCGCCGTGCCCAGCGCGCAAGCCAAGGTCGACCGCTATCAGGGATTGATCAAGAAGAACGCCGTCAGCACGCAGGATCTCGAGGAGGCCGTCGCCGCGCTGGCCCAGGCGCGAGCCGATGTGACGACGGCAGAGGCGAATGTCGCGAGCGCGAAGATCAATCTCGACTATACGACGATCAAGGCGCCCATCGGCGGCCGCGTCGACAAATCCTCGCTGACACAAGGCGCGCTGGTGACGGCCGGTCAGGCCGACACGCTCACCACAATCCGCACGCTCGATCCGATCTATGTCGACCTCACCCGATCGAGCGCCGGAATGCTCGATCTGAGGCGGGCCATCGACGAGGGCCGCGTCAGTCTGTCGGGGCACAATGTCGATGTGAGGCTCGAGGTCGAGAACGGCAGGGTCTATCCGATGACGGGCCGGCTCGAATTCACGGAGGCGAAAGTCAGCCAGACGACCGGAACCGTGACGGTGCGCGCGGCGTTCCCCAATCCGTCGCGCCTGCTGCTGCCGGGGATGTATGTCCGGGCGTTCGTCGAGGAAGGCGTCGCGCCGGGCAGCTTCCTCATCCCTCAGCGCGCAGTCGCCCGCAACATCAGGGGCGAAGCGACGGCTCTGGTGCTCGACAAGGACGGCAAGATCGAGGAGCGCGTGCTCGCGGTTGGCAGGACGATCGGCAATAATTGGCTGGTCACGGCGGGAGTCGGCGACGGCGACCGTGTGGTCGTCGAAGGCCTGCAGCTCGTGCGCGCCGGGCAGCAGGCCAGAGGCGTCGAGGTCGTGATCGACGGGGCCACCGGCGAGCTGCGCGAGCGCGAGCCGACGACGGCCAAAGCCCAGGCAAAAGGCTGA
- a CDS encoding DUF535 family protein, with protein MQEAIRTIWRRVCVIAANESTFQAGIFFLSSLQDMRAAAAWLNFLEYLKDKHPFGAAPTQCIRKPFFNYAMYRLSHSQRVSILRDHYSLICDAIPSLIAVSWGVCSAELGLLCGKNGEIYRLSLRSAEYCYKEGELSFVLTDTADGLELATLTFVLGNGDEGAPSVLIGGLQGPSSHCGPDAKARIVKATRALWGLRPKMAVFLAAAAFARALGARQIHAVSNDTHSINADAWWQRRRMRADYDAFWLERGGLRAREGFVLPVISATKSQNKRREEQRAHIDELVGRLFTEEPCLGIDIRDNSSIPANGNLRVINQTFPQTHFLAGYSGASPAAGNSAIYRRG; from the coding sequence GTGCAAGAAGCGATACGGACGATATGGCGGCGCGTCTGCGTGATCGCAGCAAACGAATCGACATTTCAGGCAGGAATATTCTTCCTATCGTCGTTGCAGGATATGCGCGCCGCGGCGGCCTGGCTGAACTTTCTCGAGTATCTCAAAGACAAACATCCGTTTGGAGCAGCTCCGACGCAATGTATCAGAAAGCCATTTTTCAATTACGCCATGTATCGTCTCTCACACTCCCAGCGCGTGTCGATTTTAAGAGATCACTATAGCCTGATCTGCGATGCTATTCCATCTCTGATCGCCGTTTCTTGGGGAGTATGTAGTGCAGAGCTCGGCCTCCTATGCGGCAAGAACGGTGAAATTTATCGGTTGTCGCTACGCAGCGCAGAATATTGCTACAAAGAGGGGGAACTGAGTTTCGTATTGACCGACACGGCGGACGGTCTCGAACTCGCGACTCTGACCTTTGTGCTCGGCAACGGAGACGAGGGAGCGCCCTCCGTTTTGATCGGGGGACTGCAAGGACCATCGTCGCATTGCGGCCCTGACGCCAAGGCGCGGATCGTGAAAGCGACGCGGGCTCTCTGGGGGTTGCGTCCCAAAATGGCGGTCTTTCTGGCGGCGGCGGCCTTCGCCCGAGCCTTGGGCGCCCGGCAGATCCACGCGGTATCTAATGACACGCATTCGATCAACGCCGACGCCTGGTGGCAGCGCCGGCGAATGCGCGCCGATTACGACGCTTTTTGGCTCGAACGCGGCGGATTACGCGCACGTGAGGGCTTCGTCTTACCCGTAATATCGGCGACGAAATCGCAGAACAAGCGACGTGAAGAGCAGCGGGCGCATATCGACGAGTTGGTGGGTCGACTTTTCACGGAAGAGCCGTGCCTGGGTATCGACATTCGTGACAACTCGTCGATACCGGCAAACGGAAACTTACGGGTTATCAATCAAACATTTCCACAGACCCATTTCTTGGCGGGATATTCAGGGGCGTCTCCAGCAGCCGGAAATTCGGCCATATATCGACGCGGGTGA
- a CDS encoding response regulator, with the protein MNELVLIADDEPEITAILEAYLAREGLRTVSAADGRIALDQHAILKPDIVLLDVNMPNVDGWETLAELRRRGDTPVIMITALDEDIERLQGLRLGADDYVVKPFNPAEIVARVKAVLRRTNARAGNPVLRIGKLEIDLESFLAKVRDGDATAPLPLTLTEFRLLAHMAQSPSRAFSRSELVDACLPGGDALERTVDSHMSNLRRKLDEAGATGLMNVVRGIGYRLTAP; encoded by the coding sequence ATGAACGAACTCGTTCTCATCGCCGATGACGAGCCGGAAATCACCGCGATTCTGGAAGCCTATCTAGCGCGGGAAGGACTGCGAACGGTGAGCGCGGCGGATGGGCGGATCGCTCTCGATCAACATGCGATTCTGAAGCCGGACATCGTCTTGCTGGATGTGAACATGCCGAATGTCGACGGCTGGGAGACGCTGGCCGAGCTGCGACGCCGCGGCGACACGCCCGTCATCATGATCACCGCGCTCGACGAGGACATCGAGCGTCTTCAGGGATTGCGTCTCGGCGCCGACGATTATGTGGTGAAACCGTTCAATCCAGCGGAAATCGTCGCGCGCGTGAAAGCGGTTCTACGGCGAACCAATGCTCGCGCCGGCAACCCCGTCTTGCGGATCGGCAAGCTCGAGATCGATCTCGAAAGCTTTCTCGCCAAGGTGCGAGACGGCGATGCGACGGCGCCGCTGCCCCTGACGCTGACAGAATTCCGGCTCCTCGCCCATATGGCGCAGTCGCCTTCGCGGGCGTTCAGCCGCAGCGAGTTGGTCGACGCCTGCCTACCTGGCGGCGACGCGCTCGAGCGGACCGTCGACAGTCATATGAGCAATCTGCGCCGCAAGCTCGACGAGGCCGGCGCGACCGGCCTGATGAACGTCGTGCGCGGCATCGGCTATCGGCTGACGGCGCCATGA
- a CDS encoding ATP-binding protein, producing MTRHRLSRQITLSMSAVVAVAVMIVFVGSFTFYGIYLTYYPPPPGPPPLLPEAPDFVLIAVLLLFTLVIAIFAALRLTKRILVPLNSLAEGARRIAAGDLTARASPGDRSLGETARLVDDFNAMAQRLEDSVAAMASWNAAIAHELRTPLTILRGRLHGLTDGVFEPSDELFRNLLSQAEGLSRLVDDLRIVTLSESHRLEMRFEPTDLEQEIRQAVDAMRPGLVEAGFTIELDVRRVILTCDGVRLRQALLALLENAKRYAAPGLLRVWTKAEEDELAIAVEDRGPGLSPDFAPYAFDTFSRAEASRSRRHGGAGLGLSVVRAIAEAHRGRAQYRTSTAGGAIFELVLPLPRAHDRIGGDEPAE from the coding sequence ATGACCCGCCATCGTTTGAGCCGACAGATCACGCTGTCGATGAGCGCGGTCGTCGCCGTCGCCGTCATGATCGTTTTCGTCGGCTCCTTCACCTTCTACGGCATCTATCTGACCTACTACCCGCCGCCGCCGGGGCCGCCGCCGCTTCTTCCCGAGGCGCCCGACTTCGTCTTGATCGCAGTCCTGCTGCTCTTCACTCTCGTCATCGCAATCTTCGCGGCGCTTCGCTTGACGAAGCGGATTCTCGTGCCTCTCAATTCGCTCGCCGAAGGCGCGCGCAGGATCGCCGCCGGCGATCTCACGGCGCGGGCCTCGCCCGGCGACAGATCGCTCGGCGAAACGGCTCGACTGGTGGACGACTTCAATGCGATGGCGCAACGCCTCGAGGATAGCGTCGCGGCGATGGCCTCCTGGAACGCCGCGATCGCGCATGAGCTCAGGACGCCATTGACGATCCTACGGGGCCGGCTGCACGGCCTCACCGACGGCGTGTTCGAGCCGAGCGACGAATTGTTCCGCAATCTCCTGTCGCAAGCGGAAGGCCTCTCCCGCCTCGTCGACGATTTGCGGATCGTCACTTTGTCGGAGAGCCACCGGCTGGAGATGCGTTTCGAGCCGACCGATCTCGAGCAGGAGATTCGGCAGGCCGTCGACGCTATGCGGCCCGGCCTCGTCGAGGCCGGCTTCACGATCGAGCTTGATGTCCGCCGCGTCATTCTGACCTGCGACGGGGTTCGTTTGCGGCAGGCGCTGCTCGCCCTTCTCGAGAACGCAAAACGCTATGCGGCGCCGGGACTCTTGCGCGTTTGGACGAAAGCGGAGGAGGACGAACTCGCGATCGCAGTCGAGGATCGAGGGCCGGGCCTCAGTCCCGACTTCGCGCCCTATGCGTTCGATACATTCAGCCGGGCGGAAGCCTCGCGCTCGCGGCGCCACGGCGGCGCCGGCCTCGGGCTCTCAGTGGTGCGCGCCATAGCGGAGGCGCATCGTGGCCGCGCGCAATACAGAACATCCACGGCCGGCGGAGCGATCTTCGAGCTCGTTCTGCCGCTCCCCCGTGCGCACGATCGTATCGGCGGCGACGAGCCCGCCGAATGA
- a CDS encoding ABC transporter ATP-binding protein, translating into MTASAAMDRPENNYEKVAATHVSLRRVLELFRPYRAKIAIVVLLMLLGAGAGMSSPFLLRAIIDEALPSSDLRQLVALVVGLLLIVVLSTCLNTAQVILSVQIGQAIMHDLRVRVYSHLQSLSLGFFTATRAGEIQSRIASDISGLQSLVTTSANELARSSATVVMTAAAILLLEWRLALFVLLIVPGTVAISNRVARMREKLLFERQERIADMSSAIQETLSISGVILARTMNRGEHLSHRFSRLSGEVAKLEARAHTAGEGQWALINLALSALPALTLLIGGLLIQADTPISIGTLVAMIALQEQLLWPLEQLLEIGREMRTTRALFTRIFAYLDRPVEITQQANTVTLDRANMRGAVRVENVSFFYPGATTPALRDISIDIPAGSHVAIVGATGSSKTTLGYLLARLYDVDTGVISFDGVDIRALRFETLADMLGVVTQEPYLLNATVAENLRFGCPEASDDQLARAARIAQIHETIMALPERYDTLVGERGYRFSGGEKQRLALARVILRDPPILLLDEATSALDAKTEHAMASALAALSQGRTTITIAHRLSTVRQADQIIVLQKGRIVERGTHDELVSRGRAYFELVMRSHLDRQEV; encoded by the coding sequence ATGACCGCCTCAGCTGCAATGGACCGGCCCGAGAACAATTACGAGAAAGTCGCCGCAACGCATGTGTCTCTGCGCCGCGTTCTCGAACTATTCAGGCCTTACCGCGCCAAGATCGCCATTGTCGTTCTGTTGATGCTCCTCGGCGCGGGCGCGGGCATGTCGTCGCCATTTCTCCTGCGCGCGATCATCGACGAGGCTCTGCCCAGTTCCGATCTGCGCCAGCTCGTCGCGCTGGTCGTCGGCCTGCTGCTCATCGTTGTCCTATCGACCTGCCTCAACACGGCTCAGGTGATTCTGTCCGTCCAGATCGGGCAAGCGATCATGCATGATCTGCGGGTGAGGGTCTATTCGCACCTTCAATCCTTGTCTCTCGGCTTCTTCACGGCGACGCGGGCGGGGGAGATTCAGTCGCGCATCGCCAGCGATATTTCCGGGCTGCAATCGCTCGTGACCACCAGCGCCAACGAGCTGGCGCGGTCTTCGGCCACAGTGGTCATGACCGCCGCGGCGATCCTGCTGCTCGAATGGCGATTGGCTCTCTTCGTCTTGCTGATCGTTCCCGGAACGGTCGCGATCAGCAATCGCGTCGCGCGAATGCGCGAAAAGCTTCTTTTCGAGCGGCAGGAGCGCATCGCCGACATGTCGTCGGCCATCCAGGAAACGCTTTCGATTTCCGGGGTGATCCTCGCCAGAACGATGAACCGCGGCGAGCATCTGTCGCACCGCTTCTCGAGACTTTCTGGAGAGGTGGCGAAGCTCGAAGCCCGCGCGCATACGGCGGGCGAAGGGCAATGGGCGCTCATCAACCTCGCGCTCTCGGCGCTTCCGGCGCTGACGCTGCTCATCGGCGGACTGCTGATACAGGCCGACACGCCAATCAGCATCGGCACGCTCGTCGCCATGATCGCACTGCAGGAGCAGTTGCTGTGGCCGCTCGAGCAGCTTCTGGAAATCGGGCGGGAGATGCGAACGACTCGCGCGCTCTTTACGCGAATCTTCGCTTATCTCGACAGGCCGGTCGAGATCACACAACAGGCAAACACGGTCACTCTCGACCGCGCGAATATGCGCGGCGCGGTCAGGGTGGAAAATGTCTCCTTTTTCTATCCTGGCGCCACGACTCCGGCTCTGCGCGACATCTCCATCGACATTCCGGCCGGCAGCCATGTAGCCATCGTCGGCGCGACCGGTTCCAGTAAGACCACGCTCGGCTATCTCCTCGCCCGACTCTATGATGTGGACACGGGCGTCATCTCCTTCGACGGCGTCGATATTCGCGCGCTTCGCTTCGAGACGCTCGCCGACATGCTGGGCGTGGTGACGCAGGAGCCTTATCTGCTCAATGCGACCGTCGCCGAGAATCTGCGCTTCGGCTGTCCGGAGGCGTCCGACGATCAGCTCGCAAGGGCCGCGCGCATCGCCCAGATCCATGAGACGATCATGGCCTTGCCCGAGCGCTATGACACGCTTGTCGGGGAGAGAGGCTACCGCTTTTCCGGCGGCGAAAAGCAAAGGCTGGCGCTCGCGCGCGTCATTCTCCGCGATCCGCCGATCCTGCTGCTCGACGAAGCGACCAGCGCCCTCGACGCCAAGACGGAACACGCGATGGCGTCCGCGCTGGCCGCGCTGTCGCAGGGGCGCACGACCATCACGATCGCCCACCGCCTCTCGACGGTGCGGCAGGCCGATCAAATCATCGTCCTGCAAAAGGGCCGGATCGTCGAGCGCGGCACGCATGACGAGCTCGTTTCGCGGGGACGAGCTTATTTCGAACT